The proteins below are encoded in one region of Ktedonobacterales bacterium:
- a CDS encoding trypsin-like peptidase domain-containing protein, protein MMNNKETDTDALDAYSRAVTTAAERVGPAVVRIDTDRGRPRLRGWPPRPEGGQGLGSGVIFASDGQVLTNAHVVQGAQRIQVTLADGRKFIAGLLGIEPEYDLAVLRIGAQNLPVAELGRNSLRVGQLVIAIGNPYGLGWTVTAGVVSALDRELPTPDGHKLKKLIQSDTPINPGNSGGPLVDSQNHVVGITTAMVPFGQGLGFSISLDTIKDFLARVHRVHEPRQGVSIGVGGMKTEIEERLVGQLRLNQRNGMLLLEVRSDGPAGQSGLRMLDIIIAADDQPVLEPKDLQRIVARHRRGETLTITFLREDRQRRVTLKL, encoded by the coding sequence ATGATGAACAACAAAGAGACTGATACCGACGCGCTAGACGCCTACTCGCGGGCAGTCACCACAGCCGCCGAGCGGGTAGGGCCAGCCGTGGTACGTATTGATACAGATCGCGGACGTCCACGACTGCGAGGCTGGCCGCCGCGCCCCGAAGGCGGCCAGGGGCTTGGCTCCGGCGTCATCTTCGCCTCGGATGGTCAGGTACTCACCAACGCCCATGTCGTCCAGGGGGCGCAGCGCATTCAGGTGACGCTAGCTGATGGGCGGAAGTTCATCGCCGGGCTGCTGGGCATCGAACCAGAGTATGATTTGGCTGTGCTGCGCATCGGCGCGCAGAACCTGCCTGTCGCCGAGCTTGGCCGCAACTCGCTGCGTGTCGGTCAACTGGTGATAGCTATCGGCAACCCCTACGGCCTGGGCTGGACCGTCACCGCCGGAGTCGTCAGCGCCCTGGACCGCGAACTACCCACGCCTGACGGCCACAAACTCAAGAAATTGATCCAGAGCGACACACCCATTAACCCTGGCAACTCCGGTGGCCCGCTGGTGGATAGTCAGAACCATGTCGTAGGCATCACCACCGCAATGGTCCCCTTCGGTCAGGGTCTGGGCTTCTCTATCTCCCTTGACACCATCAAAGATTTTCTGGCGCGAGTCCATCGGGTTCACGAGCCGCGTCAGGGGGTTTCCATTGGCGTAGGTGGCATGAAAACCGAGATCGAAGAACGCCTGGTTGGACAACTGCGGCTCAACCAGCGCAACGGCATGCTGCTGTTGGAAGTACGCAGCGACGGCCCAGCCGGGCAGAGTGGGCTGCGCATGCTGGACATTATTATCGCCGCCGACGACCAGCCCGTTCTGGAGCCAAAAGACCTGCAACGGATCGTGGCTCGCCATCGTCGCGGTGAAACGCTCACGATCACCTTCCTGCGCGAAGACAGGCAGCGGCGCGTCACGCTCAAGCTTTAG
- the rsfS gene encoding ribosome silencing factor, which translates to MVQASVEHRQLEPAQLAKLAVEAASDKKATDIVLLDIQGVSTIADYFVICTAANPRQIRAIATAIDEKLSEHGRPTFHREGVADSGWLLLDYSDIIVHIFGPKEREYYRLERLWSTAKTVIYLQ; encoded by the coding sequence GTGGTTCAAGCCAGTGTAGAACACCGCCAGTTAGAACCAGCACAGCTCGCTAAGCTTGCAGTGGAGGCCGCCTCCGATAAAAAAGCGACTGATATTGTGCTTCTTGATATTCAAGGCGTTTCCACCATTGCCGACTACTTTGTGATCTGCACCGCAGCCAACCCTCGCCAGATTCGCGCGATTGCGACGGCTATTGATGAAAAACTCAGTGAGCATGGGCGGCCCACCTTCCATCGTGAAGGAGTGGCAGATTCAGGGTGGCTATTGCTGGACTACAGCGACATCATTGTGCATATCTTTGGCCCCAAAGAGCGCGAATACTATCGGCTGGAGCGCCTCTGGAGTACCGCCAAAACGGTAATCTACCTGCAATAA